The Desulfuromonas sp. genome contains a region encoding:
- a CDS encoding ABC transporter permease: MLLRLASRNLWRNRRRTLLTLSAMIVSLALLSLSLGVFSGMLVDVLASTTEQYYGHIIVTTDNYLDDRDLYKNFASDPALHRKLAEIEQVRGLSERLRGFGLVSHLESSYPAELLGIYPEQEKTVTKLHRQITAGEYLDADDSGGAVLGSALAKKLGVEPDDELVFVTQAADGSIGNDILTVRGIFRTGHGGHDNSLVLVPISWLQRVMALDDRIHEITLAVDDPLQAESLSAQIAPLLDDRFEATDWGKLLPEMREAIASFDITRFIFVIILYIATGLGILNTIFMSVMERTREFGILMALGLRPHQIKRLVLLESFLLGLIGVAFGLVLGLSLSYYMATVGIDLSAWITPVTYAGGTIQPRLKAIFEQRNFIDPAWLLIVISLLAGYFPARRAAKLQPVEAIREE, from the coding sequence ATGCTGCTACGACTCGCTTCCCGAAACCTCTGGCGTAATCGACGGCGCACCCTGCTGACCCTGTCGGCGATGATCGTCTCCCTCGCCCTGCTCTCTCTTTCACTCGGGGTTTTTTCCGGAATGCTGGTCGATGTCCTCGCCTCGACGACCGAGCAATACTACGGGCATATCATCGTTACCACCGATAATTACCTTGATGATCGCGACCTCTACAAGAATTTCGCGTCTGATCCGGCGTTGCACCGGAAACTTGCCGAGATCGAACAGGTCCGCGGTCTCAGCGAGCGCTTGCGCGGCTTCGGACTGGTTTCACATCTTGAGAGCAGCTATCCGGCCGAACTTCTCGGGATCTATCCCGAACAGGAAAAGACTGTTACCAAACTGCACCGGCAGATCACAGCCGGAGAATATCTCGACGCCGACGATAGCGGTGGCGCCGTCCTCGGATCGGCCCTCGCCAAAAAACTTGGCGTCGAGCCGGACGATGAGCTGGTTTTTGTCACCCAGGCCGCCGACGGATCGATCGGCAATGATATTTTGACGGTCCGGGGCATTTTCAGGACCGGCCACGGCGGCCATGACAACAGTCTGGTCCTGGTGCCGATCTCCTGGCTGCAGCGGGTCATGGCCCTCGATGACAGGATTCATGAAATCACCCTCGCCGTCGATGATCCGCTGCAGGCCGAGTCGTTGAGTGCACAAATTGCTCCGCTGCTGGATGATCGGTTTGAAGCAACAGATTGGGGCAAACTGCTGCCGGAGATGCGGGAAGCGATTGCCTCCTTTGACATCACCCGTTTTATCTTCGTTATTATTCTTTACATCGCGACCGGCCTCGGCATCCTTAATACGATTTTCATGTCGGTCATGGAGCGGACCCGCGAATTCGGCATCCTGATGGCCCTCGGCCTCCGCCCGCACCAGATCAAGCGGCTGGTTTTGCTGGAATCTTTCCTGCTCGGGCTGATCGGGGTCGCATTCGGGCTGGTTCTCGGCCTCAGCCTGAGTTACTACATGGCAACGGTCGGCATCGACCTCTCCGCCTGGATTACCCCGGTCACCTATGCCGGCGGCACGATCCAGCCACGCCTCAAGGCGATCTTCGAACAGCGCAACTTTATTGACCCGGCCTGGTTGCTGATCGTCATTTCCCTTCTCGCCGGCTACTTCCCGGCCCGCCGGGCCGCCAAACTGCAGCCGGTCGAAGCGATCAGGGAGGAATAA
- a CDS encoding outer membrane lipoprotein-sorting protein: protein MFRVATILLFTLFLMPHPAWSADLKGLIRKVEEQYMGLSSRSRMEMNIRAKHWERSLTMDAWSLGRDHFLVRILEPSKERGVATLKVDKEVWNYLPKIDRVIKVPPSMMGGAWMGSHITNDDLVKANKIDEDYTFTLIEESTERYLIECIPKPDAVVVWGKIVYEILRPMEVPGTVSYFDEEMIKVRDMVFDEVRKIDGRIIPLRMTILPVDEPEEQTIIRYSDIDFNIGIKKSFFSLRNLKR, encoded by the coding sequence ATGTTTCGAGTTGCCACAATTCTTCTTTTTACGCTGTTTCTGATGCCGCATCCGGCATGGTCCGCCGATCTCAAGGGGCTGATCCGCAAGGTCGAGGAGCAGTACATGGGGCTCTCCTCCAGGTCTCGCATGGAGATGAACATCCGCGCCAAACACTGGGAGCGTTCACTGACGATGGATGCCTGGTCGCTCGGTCGTGATCATTTCCTGGTGCGCATCCTCGAACCATCAAAAGAGAGAGGCGTCGCCACCCTCAAGGTCGACAAGGAGGTCTGGAATTACCTGCCGAAAATCGACCGGGTGATCAAGGTGCCGCCCTCGATGATGGGGGGCGCCTGGATGGGGAGTCATATCACCAACGACGACCTGGTCAAGGCGAACAAGATCGACGAGGACTACACCTTCACGCTGATCGAGGAGAGCACGGAGCGCTACCTGATCGAATGCATTCCGAAACCGGATGCGGTGGTCGTCTGGGGCAAGATTGTCTACGAGATCCTGCGGCCGATGGAGGTTCCGGGAACCGTTTCCTATTTCGACGAAGAGATGATCAAGGTACGCGACATGGTCTTCGATGAAGTCAGGAAGATCGACGGGCGTATCATCCCGCTGCGCATGACCATATTGCCGGTCGATGAACCCGAGGAACAGACGATTATCCGTTACTCCGACATCGACTTCAACATCGGCATCAAGAAAAGCTTCTTTTCGCTGCGCAACCTGAAACGATAG
- a CDS encoding formate dehydrogenase: MQKNQFRSVCPYDCPDTCGLLVEVGEGQVLSVKGDPDHPFTAGFLCAKMNRYADTVHHAGRLTTPLLRTGVKGRGEFRPIGWDEAAAMIADKWQTIISESGAESILPYSYAGTMGLVQRNAGHAFFHKVGASQLERTICVAAKSAGWEAVLGSTPAPVPETVLASDLVLLWGINVVATNIHFVPLLKQAKKNGAKVVMIDTYANHSKDLADELILIRPGSDGALALGIMYILERERLVDESFIAEHVFGYERLRDEVLPFNTPGKTAERTGLDVAVIEQLARDYAGASAPLIRLGSALSRYANGGMNIRTISTLPALVGAYGKAGGGCLGNTSTGHLFDMSVIERPDFLQAPSRPVNMNQLGSALNSLDDPPIRSLYVYHSNPAAIAPDQNEVIRGLERDDLFTVVHERFMTDTARYADIVLPATSSVEHSDIYKSYGSYTLQRSKPVIAPVGSSKSNWETFCLLAAALGCDEPFFAMSEDQLIDQLIERSPVKDHIDVAALNRGECQLLPADNPGPPFGTQSGRIEIENFQLDEPLPRYLPTAPANYPLRLMTAPALHILNSSFCERDDVRQAEKGMRLQMHPDEARKRGLADGALVLVANDQGEVTFFLTVTADVPIGVVVAEGAWWRDAAPGNRTVNALTSQRLTDMGRGSTLYDNFVEVRKT; the protein is encoded by the coding sequence ATGCAAAAGAATCAATTCCGATCGGTCTGTCCTTATGATTGTCCCGATACCTGTGGCCTCCTCGTTGAAGTTGGAGAGGGCCAGGTGCTCTCGGTCAAGGGCGATCCGGATCATCCGTTTACGGCCGGTTTCCTCTGTGCCAAGATGAACCGGTATGCCGATACGGTGCATCATGCCGGTCGACTGACTACACCGCTGTTGCGGACCGGGGTGAAGGGTCGCGGAGAATTCAGGCCGATCGGCTGGGATGAGGCGGCCGCCATGATCGCCGATAAATGGCAGACAATCATCAGCGAAAGCGGCGCAGAGTCGATCCTGCCGTATTCTTATGCCGGAACGATGGGGCTTGTGCAGCGTAACGCCGGCCATGCCTTCTTCCATAAAGTCGGCGCCTCGCAGCTCGAGCGGACCATCTGTGTCGCCGCCAAAAGTGCCGGCTGGGAGGCGGTGCTCGGAAGTACGCCGGCTCCGGTTCCGGAGACAGTGCTCGCGAGCGATCTGGTTCTGCTCTGGGGGATTAACGTTGTCGCGACCAATATCCATTTCGTGCCGTTGCTGAAACAGGCAAAAAAGAATGGTGCGAAGGTGGTGATGATCGACACCTACGCCAATCATTCAAAGGATCTCGCCGACGAGCTTATCCTGATCCGCCCCGGCAGCGACGGTGCCTTGGCCCTCGGGATCATGTATATCCTTGAACGTGAACGACTGGTCGATGAATCGTTTATTGCTGAACATGTTTTCGGCTATGAAAGACTGCGTGACGAGGTCCTGCCGTTCAACACGCCGGGCAAAACGGCGGAGCGGACCGGCCTCGATGTGGCGGTGATCGAGCAGCTGGCCCGGGATTACGCCGGGGCATCGGCTCCGTTGATCCGGCTCGGCTCGGCGCTGTCACGTTATGCCAACGGAGGCATGAATATCCGGACCATTTCGACCCTGCCGGCTCTGGTCGGAGCCTATGGTAAAGCGGGAGGCGGCTGTCTGGGGAATACCTCGACCGGACATTTGTTCGATATGTCGGTTATCGAGCGCCCCGATTTCCTGCAGGCACCGAGCCGTCCGGTCAATATGAATCAGCTCGGCTCGGCGCTGAACAGTCTTGATGATCCGCCGATCAGATCACTTTATGTCTATCATTCCAACCCGGCCGCTATTGCGCCTGACCAGAATGAAGTGATCCGGGGGCTTGAACGGGACGACCTTTTTACGGTTGTCCATGAACGATTTATGACCGACACCGCCCGCTATGCCGATATCGTTCTGCCGGCCACCAGCTCGGTTGAGCATTCAGATATCTACAAGTCTTACGGTTCATACACCCTGCAGCGGTCAAAACCGGTGATTGCGCCGGTCGGTTCCAGCAAGTCGAACTGGGAGACCTTCTGCCTTCTGGCCGCCGCCCTCGGATGCGATGAGCCGTTCTTTGCCATGAGCGAAGATCAACTGATCGATCAGCTGATTGAACGGTCTCCGGTCAAAGACCATATCGATGTCGCGGCCCTGAACCGTGGTGAGTGCCAACTGCTGCCGGCGGACAATCCCGGACCGCCGTTCGGAACGCAATCGGGGCGGATTGAAATTGAAAATTTTCAACTCGACGAGCCGCTGCCCCGTTATCTGCCGACAGCGCCGGCGAATTATCCGCTCCGGCTGATGACGGCACCGGCGCTGCACATCCTCAATTCGAGCTTCTGTGAGCGCGACGATGTCCGGCAGGCCGAGAAGGGGATGCGGCTGCAGATGCATCCGGATGAAGCCCGGAAGCGGGGGCTGGCCGACGGTGCCCTGGTGCTCGTCGCCAACGATCAGGGCGAGGTCACATTTTTCCTGACGGTCACTGCCGATGTCCCCATCGGAGTGGTCGTTGCCGAGGGCGCCTGGTGGCGCGATGCGGCGCCGGGGAATCGGACGGTCAATGCCCTGACGTCGCAGCGCCTGACCGACATGGGGCGGGGAAGTACCCTCTATGACAATTTTGTCGAAGTGAGAAAGACATGA
- a CDS encoding transcriptional regulator gives MTFTAAGPDKNTHLRIAAFPFFTDLSEQGRLLLLGALQPMLIERGTELLDEGAFCQALLLVESGAIRVFKMSPAGREITLYQVAPGESCVLGTSCVVNDLRYPAQAVCTVDTSALAVPAPVFRQLYEEEPAVRSFVMDLFSRRLSDIMVLVEEVAFRRMDERLAAFLLEKGIVSPGVFKPIEMSHEEIASHLGTAREVVSRVLQQFVDDGLVHLERKKVVLLKASDLQLRSGPEK, from the coding sequence ATGACTTTTACTGCTGCCGGTCCAGATAAAAACACCCATTTACGAATCGCCGCCTTTCCTTTTTTTACGGATCTTTCAGAACAGGGGCGTTTGCTCCTGCTTGGTGCATTGCAGCCAATGCTGATTGAACGGGGTACAGAACTCCTTGATGAAGGCGCTTTCTGCCAGGCGCTGCTGTTGGTCGAGTCGGGTGCGATCAGGGTTTTCAAGATGTCTCCCGCCGGCCGTGAAATCACCCTCTACCAGGTTGCCCCCGGTGAGAGCTGCGTTCTCGGGACCTCCTGCGTCGTCAATGATTTGCGCTATCCGGCCCAAGCTGTTTGCACCGTCGATACCAGTGCACTGGCTGTCCCGGCACCAGTATTTCGCCAGCTTTACGAAGAAGAGCCAGCAGTTCGTTCATTCGTCATGGATCTGTTTTCACGCCGGCTTTCCGACATAATGGTTTTGGTCGAGGAAGTTGCATTTCGACGGATGGACGAGCGGCTGGCTGCTTTTCTGCTTGAAAAAGGAATCGTTTCTCCCGGTGTTTTCAAGCCGATCGAAATGAGTCACGAAGAAATTGCTTCTCACCTGGGAACCGCCCGTGAGGTCGTCAGTCGAGTTTTACAGCAATTTGTTGATGATGGACTGGTTCATCTCGAAAGAAAAAAGGTTGTCCTGTTGAAAGCTTCTGATTTGCAGCTTCGTTCAGGACCGGAAAAATAA
- a CDS encoding DUF2892 domain-containing protein, protein MKQNVHKIDRILRLSLGAALLIYFFTGPSDYSVFGLLGIIPLLTGLVGFCPLYAVLGIDGCKCNRS, encoded by the coding sequence ATGAAACAGAATGTACACAAAATTGACAGGATTCTTCGACTATCGCTGGGGGCTGCCCTGCTGATTTATTTCTTTACCGGTCCGTCCGATTATAGTGTTTTTGGATTGCTCGGGATTATTCCTCTGCTAACAGGTCTCGTCGGGTTCTGCCCACTTTACGCGGTCCTCGGCATTGATGGCTGTAAATGTAACAGGAGTTGA